In the genome of Tripterygium wilfordii isolate XIE 37 chromosome 19, ASM1340144v1, whole genome shotgun sequence, one region contains:
- the LOC119985961 gene encoding ruvB-like 2, with protein MAELKISETRDLTRIERIGAHSHIRGLGLDSTLEARAVSEGMVGQTRARRAAGVILQMIKEGKIAGRAVLLAGQPGTGKTAIAMGMAKSLGMETPFAVISGSEIFSLEMSKTEALMQSFRKAIGVRIKEETEVIEGEVVEVQIDRPAVAGAASKTGKLTMKTTEMETVYDLGAKMIEALGKEKVQSGDVIAIDKASGRITKLGRSFSRSRDYDAMGPQTKFVQCPDGELQKRKEVVHCVTLHEIDVINSRTQGFLALFTGDTGEIRAEVREQIDTKVAEWREEGKAEIVPGVLFIDEVHMLDIECFSFLNRALENEMAPILVVATNRGFTKIRGTNEKSQHGMPIDLLDRLLIINTEPYTKDEIRKILDIRCQEEDVEMAEEAKALLTHIGVETSLRYAINLITTAALACQKRKGKTVESEDVTRVYSLFLDVKRSTQYLMEYQNQYMFSSSSAKEVEEDDGNDMVS; from the exons ATGGCGGAGCTAAAGATATCAGAAACCCGAGACTTGACCCGAATAGAACGCATAGGTGCTCACTCACACATTCGGGGCCTCGGCCTTGACTCCACCCTTGAAGCCCGCGCTGTCTCCGAGGGTATGGTGGGGCAGACCAGGGCCCGTAGGGCCGCCGGAGTCATTCTCCAGATGATTAAGGAGGGTAAGATCGCCGGACGTGCCGTCCTACTTGCCGGACAGCCAGGGACCGGCAAGACTGCCATTGCCATGGGCATGGCCAAGTCTCTTGGCATGGAAACCCCCTTTGCCGTGATCTCTGGCAGCGAAATATTCTCCCTCGAGATGTCCAAGACCGAAGCCCTAATGCAGTCTTTTCGCAAGGCCATTGGTGTGAGGATTAAGGAAGAGACCGAGGTCATTGAGGGCGAGGTCGTCGAGGTCCAAATTGACCGTCCTGCAGTTGCTGGTGCCGCTTCAAAGACAGGAAAATTGACTATGAAAACAACAGAGATGGAGACGGTATATGATCTGGGGGCTAAGATGATTGAGGCTCTGGGGAAGGAGAAGGTGCAGAGTGGGGATGTGATTGCTATCGACAAGGCGTCAGGAAGGATTACTAAACTGGGTAGATCTTTCTCAAGGTCAAGGGATTACGATGCCATGGGGCCGCAGACCAAGTTCGTGCAGTGCCCAGATGGGGAGTTGCAGAAAAGAAAGGAGGTTGTGCATTGCGTTACACTTCATGAGATTGATGTGATCAATAGCAG AACGCAAGGATTTCTGGCTCTCTTTACCGGAGACACGGGTGAAATTCGTGCGGAAGTGAGGGAACAAATTGATACAAAGGTTGCAGAATGGAGGGAGGAAGGGAAGGCTGAAATTGTCCCTGGTGTCCTCTTCATTGATGAGGTTCACATGCTTGACATAGAgtgcttttcttttctgaatCGTGCTCTGGAGAATGAAATGGCTCCAATATTAGTTGTGGCCACCAACAGAGGTTTCACTAAAATCCGAGGCACAAATGAAAAATCCCAACATGGAATGCCAATAGATCTTCTTGATCGCCTACTTATTATTAATACTGAGCCTTATACAAAAGATGAAATTCGCAAAATTCTAGACATAAGATGCCAAGAGGAAGATGTGGAGATGGCTGAAGAGGCGAAGGCTCTGTTGACACATATAGGAGTTGAGACATCTTTGAGATATGCAATTAATCTCATCACAACTGCTGCATTGGCATGCCAGAAGCGGAAGGGAAAAACTGTGGAGAGTGAGGATGTTACTCGGGTTTACAGTCTCTTCCTGGATGTGAAGAGATCAACCCAGTACTTGATGGAGTATCAGAATCAGTATATGTTCAGTTCATCATCAGCAAAAGAAGTTGAGGAAGATGATGGCAATGACATGGTCTCCTGA
- the LOC119985532 gene encoding uncharacterized protein LOC119985532, which yields MARKHDHISSLFDFIARVLNVVGSSCKWRDMLREKQTERTIKALEIGEIFSGQGLNQKTNRSGDTLWGSHYNTLLSLINMFAPVIDVLEFFGSDALITSHRTEAQDITDRLLSFEFIFSLFLMKKVLAITNELSQALQRKDQDIVNAMNLVKVSKLQLQVMRESGWSCFLEDVSLFCNKHGIGVLDMNAKYVTRGQRRRNEEELTNLYHYRVETFYTILDMQLQELNARFSDSNTELLLCVSCLIPSNSFSHFDKKRLLWLAEYYPKDFSQFDKWKLSDQLDTYIVDMRLSTDFTNLSGIGELASKMVETGRNKVYPLVYLLLTMALILPVAIASVERAFSAMNIIKNRLRNRMNDEWLNDSLFKRRGLLELEIKL from the exons ATGGCAAGGAAGCATGATCATATTTCTTCACTTTTTGATTTCATTGCTAGGGTGTTGAATGTTGTTGGATCATCATGTAAATGGCGGGATATGCTTAGAGAAAAACAAACTGAAAGAACTATCAAGGCACTTGAGATTGGGGAGATTTTTAGTGGACAAGGTTTAAATCAAAAAACCAATCGTTCTGGTGATACACTTTGGGGCTCCCATTATAATACCTTACTAAGTTTGATTAATATGTTTGCTCCAGTGATTGATGTGCTTGAATTTTTTGGAAGTGATGCTTTAATTACAAGTCATCGCACAGAGGCACAAGACATTACTGATAGACTTTTAtcctttgaatttatttttagcCTCTTCTTGATGAAAAAAGTATTGGCAATCACAAATGAGTTATCACAAGCCCTACAAAGGAAAGATCAAGATATTGTGAATGCGATGAATTTGGTGAAAGTATCAAAACTTCAGCTTCAAGTTATGAGAGAGAGTGGGTGGAGTTGTTTTCTTGAAGATGTCTCCTTGTTTTGTAATAAACATGGAATTGGTGTACTTGATATGAATGCTAAATATGTCACTCGAGGGCAAAGACGACGTAATGAAGAAGAATTGACAAATCTATATCATTATCGAGTTGAGACTTTCTACACTATTCTGGACATGCAACTTCAAGAATTGAATGCTCGATTTTCTGATTCTAATACAGAATTACTTCTATGTGTTAGTTGCTTGATTCCATCTAATTCATTCTCTcattttgataagaaaagactACTCTGGCTAGCTGAATATTATCCAAAAGATTTCTCCCAATTTGACAAATGGAAGCTTAGTGATCAACTTGATACTTACATTGTTGACATGCGCCTCAGTACTGATTTTACAAACTTGAGTGGGATTGGTGAGCTTGCTAGCAAAATGGTAGAAACTGGAAGAAATAAAGTTTATCCTTTGGTATACTTGCTCTTGACAATGGCTTTGATCTTGCCAGTTGCTATTGCTTCGGTTGAGAGAGCATTTTCGGCCATGAATATCATCAAGAATAGATTGCGCAATCGAATGAATGATGAATGGTTGAATGATAGCTTA TTTAAGAGACGTGGTCTCTTGGAGTTGGAAATTAAATTGTAA